From Acinonyx jubatus isolate Ajub_Pintada_27869175 chromosome B2, VMU_Ajub_asm_v1.0, whole genome shotgun sequence, a single genomic window includes:
- the MCHR2 gene encoding melanin-concentrating hormone receptor 2 gives MNSLYSSCWNTSAELLNKSCNKEIAYQTLSIVDTIILPSMIGVICSLGLVGNILIVFTIIRSRKKTIPDIYICNLAVADLVHIIGMPFLIHQWARGGEWVFGGPLCTIITSLDTCNQFACTSIMTVMSVDRYLALVQPFRLTSWRTRYKTILINLGLWAASFILALPVWVYSKVIKFKDGVESCAFDLTSPDDVLWYTLYLTITTFFFPLPLILVCYILILCYTWEMYQQNKDARCYNPSVPKQRVMKLTKMVLVLVAVFILSAAPYHVIQLVNLQMEQPTLAFHVGYYLSICFSYASSSINPFLYIVLSGNFRKRLPQVQRRVTEKEINNIENTLKSSF, from the exons ATGAACTCACTTTACTCATCCTGTTGGAACACCTCTGCTGAACTTTTGAACAAATCCTGCAATAAAGAGATTGCTTATCAAACCCTCAGCATTGTGGATACAATTATCCTCCCTTCTATGATTGGGGTTATCTGTTCACTGGGGCTGGTTGGCAACATTCTCATTGTATTCACTATAATAAG GTCCAGGAAAAAAACTATTCCTGACATTTATATCTGCAACCTGGCTGTGGCTGATCTGGTCCACATCATTGGAATGCCTTTTCTTATTCATCAGTGGGCACGGGGAGGAGAGTGGGTGTTTGGGGGGCCTCTCTGCACCATTATCACATCCCTGGATACTTGCAACCAGTTTGCCTGTACTTCCATCATGACTGTAATGAGTGTGGACAG GTACTTGGCTCTCGTCCAACCATTTCGACTTACAAGTTGGAGAACGAGGTACAAGACCATCCTCATCAATTTGGGCCTTTGGGCAGCTTCCTTTATTCTGGCATTGCCTGTCTGGGTCTACTCGAAGGTCATCAAATTTAAAGACGGCGTGGAGAGTTGTGCTTTTGATTTAACATCCCCTGACGATGTACTCTG gtatACACTTTATTTGAcaataacaactttttttttccctctgcctttgaTTTTGGtatgctatattttaattttatgctaTACTTGGGAGATGTACCAACAGAATAAGGATGCCAGATG TTATAATCCCAGTGTTCCAAAGCAACGAGTGATGAAGCTGACAAAGatggtgctggtgctggtggcAGTCTTTATCTTAAGTGCTGCCCCCTATCACGTGATACAACTGGTGAACTTACAGATGGAGCAGCCCACGCTGGCTTTCCATGTGGGTTATTATCTCTCCATCTGTTTCAGCTATGCCAGCAGCAGCATTAATCCTTTTCTCTACATCGTGCTGAGTGGAAATTTCCGGAAACGCCTGCCTCAAGTGCAAAGGAGAGTGACTGAGAAGGAAATCAACAATATAGAAAATACCTTGAAATCCAGCTTTTAG